One candidate division WOR-3 bacterium DNA segment encodes these proteins:
- a CDS encoding carboxypeptidase regulatory-like domain-containing protein, translated as MKRLSVVVVLVFLIAGSLSAYPAIGGGRGLFRVQNPLVENEAGLSISFHGLTRYSRYGDFSYPDYNLVADLIAPELNYAPLVTQYVGLELFGTWGGLFQYAYPSPRPSEAKRQFVYGLHDLNAGAKLSIPIIPVLKLGAIGSFRFVERGEPDTAKAPQGWYDPVAVPPADGLSWTGLASLQLQDLGTSLPNFMLNFGKRGDFDLYGAGIELAAKGFALFLDTRVLQPSSDGFPGFGNIFDDTTGSDFRITPGVALGTTTSGMTLKLGYSFAPRRVSPDELILGVSIATPFGKRLPPELGTIAGSVTDARTGAPLAARVNFPENPKLLPIATDPATGVFKVEKVPAGVVVVEVSADGYHSQAVPIDVKGNTVSQYQFALKPVITYGVVAGLVTDAVTSLPLAAKVEFVGADIGPVTSDVGTGSFRIDNVPVGVYTVTAEADGYFKSSQTVQVEDGRVAAPTFALKPLTLKSTLTGKVSDKKEGKPLVATVSFPGSDVSEVRTDPATGVYKTDLPVGSYTVKVTSEGYITQTAALVLEENKPLVKDFELVKEGMTITLRGIYFDFNKATIKPESHSALADAAKILTDNPEIKVEIQGHTDWIGSDDYNLKLSDKRAWAVVNYLVQNFGIDANRLTAKGYGESRPVASNETEDGRALNRRVEFVILKSGQ; from the coding sequence ATGAAAAGACTGAGCGTAGTGGTAGTGCTTGTTTTCCTCATCGCCGGTAGCCTGTCTGCCTATCCGGCTATCGGCGGCGGCCGCGGCTTGTTCCGTGTCCAGAACCCGCTGGTCGAGAACGAAGCCGGGCTGTCAATCTCTTTCCACGGCCTGACACGGTACTCACGGTACGGCGACTTCTCCTATCCCGACTACAACCTCGTCGCGGACCTCATTGCGCCCGAGTTGAACTACGCGCCGTTGGTAACCCAGTACGTCGGTTTGGAACTATTCGGTACTTGGGGCGGCTTGTTCCAGTATGCTTATCCCTCACCCCGACCGAGTGAGGCAAAGCGCCAGTTCGTCTATGGGCTGCACGACCTCAATGCTGGTGCCAAACTCTCAATTCCCATAATTCCGGTTCTCAAACTCGGCGCTATCGGGTCGTTTCGATTCGTTGAGCGTGGAGAACCGGATACGGCCAAGGCGCCCCAGGGCTGGTATGACCCAGTAGCGGTACCACCTGCGGACGGCCTGAGTTGGACCGGACTAGCTTCGCTGCAACTGCAGGACTTAGGCACGAGCCTGCCGAACTTCATGCTAAACTTCGGAAAGCGCGGAGACTTTGACCTGTACGGTGCTGGCATTGAACTGGCCGCCAAGGGGTTTGCACTGTTCTTAGATACCCGCGTGCTCCAACCGAGCAGCGATGGTTTCCCCGGGTTCGGCAACATTTTCGACGACACAACCGGCAGTGATTTCCGCATCACACCCGGTGTCGCTTTAGGCACAACCACCTCCGGGATGACCCTGAAACTCGGTTACAGCTTCGCGCCCAGACGAGTCTCGCCTGACGAGCTAATCCTCGGTGTGAGCATTGCTACGCCGTTCGGCAAGCGGCTGCCGCCTGAGCTAGGCACCATTGCCGGCTCGGTCACCGATGCCCGCACGGGCGCGCCGCTGGCCGCGCGCGTGAACTTCCCAGAGAATCCAAAACTTCTGCCAATTGCTACTGACCCTGCGACCGGTGTGTTCAAGGTGGAGAAGGTACCAGCAGGGGTCGTCGTAGTCGAAGTTTCGGCCGACGGTTATCACAGTCAGGCCGTGCCGATAGACGTGAAAGGCAACACGGTGTCTCAGTACCAGTTCGCCCTGAAGCCGGTTATCACCTACGGCGTGGTCGCCGGCCTAGTCACTGACGCCGTGACCAGCCTGCCGCTGGCGGCCAAGGTTGAATTTGTCGGCGCGGACATCGGTCCGGTTACTTCTGATGTCGGCACCGGCTCGTTCCGTATCGACAATGTACCAGTCGGCGTGTACACCGTAACCGCCGAAGCCGACGGTTACTTCAAGTCGTCCCAGACTGTCCAGGTTGAGGATGGCCGGGTTGCCGCCCCAACCTTTGCCCTCAAGCCGCTGACTCTCAAGTCTACCCTGACCGGTAAAGTTTCGGACAAGAAGGAAGGCAAGCCGTTGGTCGCCACCGTGTCATTCCCGGGAAGCGACGTGTCTGAAGTCAGAACCGACCCGGCCACCGGCGTGTACAAGACCGATCTTCCGGTCGGCTCCTATACCGTCAAGGTAACGTCAGAGGGCTACATTACCCAGACTGCAGCACTCGTGCTAGAGGAGAACAAGCCGCTCGTCAAGGACTTCGAGCTCGTCAAAGAGGGCATGACTATAACCCTACGCGGCATCTACTTCGACTTCAACAAGGCAACAATCAAACCCGAATCCCACTCTGCCTTGGCCGACGCGGCCAAGATTCTCACAGATAACCCGGAAATCAAGGTCGAAATCCAGGGCCATACCGACTGGATTGGCTCGGATGACTACAACCTCAAACTGTCCGACAAACGGGCTTGGGCAGTGGTTAACTACCTAGTTCAGAACTTCGGTATTGACGCCAACCGGCTGACCGCCAAGGGTTACGGCGAGTCCAGGCCGGTTGCCTCGAACGAGACCGAAGACGGCCGGGCGCTCAACCGCCGGGTCGAGTTCGTCATCCTAAAGTCCGGGCAATAG
- a CDS encoding prepilin peptidase, translating to MVWFLILVLGLALGSFLNVCIHRIPRGESVITPPSHCPRCGKRIRPYDNIPLLSYVLLGGRCRDCRARISIRYPLVEALVGILFVASYARFGLDWALVRALLLIVFLVLIAFIDLDCQIIPFRVSIPGLALGLASPLLPGSQVSLANAVTGAAVGAVFVAGSWLLWRFVLAGAFRKVGVNQKEGMGWGDLPLAAMIGAFVGWQSTVVALFCAVLSGVIVGLLLRAAGRTGRGQPMPFGPFLAFGGLVALFFGSVLFDLYIRAVLGR from the coding sequence GTGGTCTGGTTCCTGATTCTGGTTCTAGGGCTCGCGCTTGGCAGTTTCCTAAACGTCTGCATTCATCGAATACCGCGCGGTGAGTCCGTTATCACCCCGCCTTCGCACTGCCCACGGTGCGGCAAACGCATAAGACCCTATGACAACATCCCGCTTCTCTCCTACGTCCTTCTCGGCGGTCGGTGTCGGGATTGTCGCGCAAGGATATCAATCCGGTATCCGCTGGTTGAGGCTTTGGTCGGGATATTGTTTGTCGCCTCGTATGCCCGGTTCGGACTTGACTGGGCACTGGTCCGTGCGCTGCTTCTCATCGTATTTCTTGTTCTTATCGCTTTCATTGACTTGGACTGTCAGATTATACCGTTCCGGGTGAGCATTCCCGGACTCGCGCTTGGGCTGGCAAGTCCACTTCTGCCGGGGTCACAGGTAAGCTTGGCGAATGCGGTGACGGGAGCTGCGGTTGGTGCGGTGTTTGTCGCCGGTTCCTGGCTCCTTTGGCGATTCGTACTCGCTGGTGCATTCAGAAAGGTGGGGGTCAATCAGAAAGAAGGCATGGGTTGGGGTGACTTGCCGTTGGCCGCGATGATTGGCGCCTTTGTCGGCTGGCAGAGCACGGTTGTGGCGCTGTTCTGTGCGGTGCTTTCGGGCGTGATTGTCGGACTTCTTCTGCGGGCCGCGGGCAGGACGGGCCGGGGCCAGCCGATGCCGTTCGGTCCGTTCCTTGCATTTGGCGGGCTAGTGGCCCTTTTCTTCGGCAGCGTACTATTTGACCTCTACATTAGAGCTGTACTCGGCCGATAG
- a CDS encoding type IV pilus twitching motility protein PilT: protein MDIDELLRYAVKYGASDLHITVGNPPILRVNGRLKKIPGPALTATDAQALIHPILTEEQRAAVERKREIDLSYTWGTSSAVHSGTVSVEYVTPERIRARVNVFLDLTGIGAAFRIIPAQIRRLEELPAPESVAELTRAPSGLVLVTGPTGCGKSTTLASMIDRIDQERAARIITIEDPIEYIFRSRNCLISQREIGTHSKSFAAALRACLREDPDVILVGEMRDLETIQLALNAAETGHLVLSTLHTSSVAQTVDRVVDVFPADQHEYVRQIFANVIQGIIAQKLLVRKDGRGRLAAMEVLIVTPAVRNMIRENKSHQVFSMVQTGSEHGMQTMDQCLTELLRKGLISHEVALAAAVERKLFGPARAEDEL, encoded by the coding sequence ATGGACATAGATGAGCTACTTCGGTATGCGGTCAAGTACGGTGCGTCCGATCTGCACATAACGGTCGGCAATCCGCCGATTCTGCGGGTAAATGGCCGACTGAAGAAAATCCCCGGGCCGGCGCTCACGGCGACCGACGCTCAGGCACTTATTCATCCGATACTCACCGAAGAACAGCGAGCAGCGGTTGAGCGAAAGCGGGAAATTGACCTTTCGTACACCTGGGGTACGTCATCGGCCGTCCATTCCGGTACGGTCAGTGTCGAATACGTAACCCCGGAACGAATCCGGGCCCGGGTCAACGTGTTTCTCGACCTCACCGGCATTGGTGCGGCATTCCGGATAATCCCGGCCCAGATAAGGAGGCTTGAGGAGTTGCCGGCACCAGAGTCGGTCGCCGAGCTCACTCGGGCTCCTTCCGGACTCGTGCTAGTGACCGGTCCAACCGGGTGCGGCAAGTCTACGACCCTTGCAAGCATGATTGATAGAATTGACCAGGAGCGCGCGGCCCGGATCATCACAATCGAGGACCCGATCGAGTACATCTTTCGCAGTCGGAACTGCCTTATCAGCCAGCGTGAAATCGGCACTCATTCGAAGTCTTTTGCCGCGGCACTGCGCGCCTGCCTGCGCGAAGACCCTGATGTTATCCTTGTCGGCGAGATGCGAGACCTCGAGACCATTCAGCTTGCACTCAACGCAGCCGAGACAGGTCACCTTGTGCTTTCGACACTTCACACAAGCAGCGTAGCGCAGACCGTGGACCGGGTTGTGGACGTGTTCCCGGCCGACCAGCACGAGTATGTGCGCCAGATATTTGCCAACGTCATTCAAGGCATCATCGCCCAGAAACTGCTTGTGCGCAAAGATGGCAGGGGACGGCTCGCAGCGATGGAGGTTCTAATTGTTACTCCGGCAGTTCGCAACATGATAAGAGAAAACAAGTCTCACCAAGTTTTCTCAATGGTGCAGACCGGTTCAGAACACGGTATGCAGACGATGGATCAGTGTCTGACTGAACTGCTGCGTAAGGGGTTGATCTCGCATGAGGTGGCACTGGCGGCCGCAGTCGAGCGGAAGCTGTTCGGTCCGGCCCGGGCCGAAGACGAACTCTAG
- a CDS encoding AMIN domain-containing protein, protein MSKTVLVTTVLVLGLAVWTAAEEQAAVTGIAVDKLLDGVRVTIACKGNPNVSSFLSEQPAAVVLDFMGTTSKLDRDRIESNFYPVSAVTVQPSEATSGLRVAVRLRDLVEHSVTREEGLVIVNLGTTPVVSAPPAESEDPFAGKKVTLYVKDAEIGDVLRMLAGQFNLNVLVTQDVKSVVTVRLADVPLRTAVEALLKAALCDMVEGDGGVFIIKPVKKDMYGQTLTRVFTLDYVEAQDAVDMVQKVLSDRGTARIGYRRVGKGGGAERSAVIVVTDIPEALDGVAQVIAEIDRPVPQVSIEAKFVETTHSAEDRYGIEWTIAASAATGPFDPDKDFGFPLVYGEMVLGKVKLDQFRATLEVMASRGNARILASPTTITMDNQTAVVSMGLDVPVREVRKDRETGEVIYSWTKRSIPISLEVTPHVTSDGRVTMNVKPSVEAITGWVGSADDQQPIVAKRSAETQVTVGDGEVAVIGGLVREETTHNVGKIPLLGDIPILGHLFKKTTVRREKNDLMIFIIPHVLPAEG, encoded by the coding sequence ATGAGCAAAACGGTACTGGTAACGACAGTTCTTGTGCTTGGACTGGCCGTGTGGACTGCTGCTGAAGAGCAGGCCGCGGTGACCGGCATCGCGGTTGACAAGCTGCTTGATGGTGTTCGGGTAACAATCGCCTGTAAGGGAAACCCGAACGTAAGTTCATTCCTGTCCGAACAGCCGGCTGCGGTCGTCTTGGACTTCATGGGTACAACGAGCAAGCTCGACCGGGACCGAATTGAATCAAACTTCTACCCGGTTTCCGCAGTTACGGTGCAGCCAAGCGAAGCAACCTCCGGGCTGCGGGTTGCCGTTCGGCTCCGGGACCTTGTCGAGCACTCGGTTACCCGTGAGGAGGGACTGGTTATTGTGAACCTGGGCACGACCCCGGTGGTATCCGCGCCGCCAGCCGAGTCCGAAGACCCATTTGCCGGCAAGAAAGTGACACTCTACGTTAAGGACGCAGAAATCGGCGACGTGCTACGGATGCTTGCTGGCCAGTTTAATCTCAACGTGCTTGTGACCCAGGACGTGAAGTCGGTCGTTACCGTCCGGCTCGCCGATGTGCCGCTGCGGACCGCGGTCGAAGCGCTGTTGAAGGCGGCGCTGTGCGACATGGTGGAAGGTGACGGCGGTGTGTTCATCATCAAGCCAGTGAAGAAGGATATGTATGGCCAGACCTTGACTCGTGTCTTCACACTCGACTACGTCGAGGCGCAGGATGCGGTTGACATGGTGCAGAAGGTGCTTTCCGACCGGGGTACGGCCAGGATCGGTTATCGGCGGGTTGGCAAAGGCGGAGGGGCCGAGCGAAGCGCGGTGATCGTTGTAACCGACATTCCAGAGGCGCTCGATGGCGTTGCTCAGGTCATTGCCGAAATTGACCGACCAGTGCCGCAGGTGTCAATCGAGGCAAAGTTCGTTGAGACGACCCATTCAGCTGAGGACCGGTACGGCATTGAGTGGACGATTGCAGCTTCGGCTGCCACCGGGCCGTTTGACCCGGATAAGGATTTCGGGTTTCCCTTGGTCTACGGCGAGATGGTGCTCGGTAAGGTGAAGCTGGATCAGTTCCGGGCCACGCTCGAGGTTATGGCCAGCCGGGGCAACGCCCGGATTCTAGCTAGTCCCACGACGATTACGATGGACAACCAGACCGCGGTCGTATCAATGGGCCTGGACGTGCCGGTGCGCGAGGTTCGCAAGGACCGGGAAACCGGTGAGGTGATTTACTCCTGGACCAAGCGTTCGATTCCGATTTCGCTTGAGGTCACGCCGCACGTCACGTCAGATGGCCGGGTTACGATGAACGTGAAGCCTTCAGTTGAAGCGATAACCGGGTGGGTTGGTTCAGCAGACGACCAGCAGCCGATCGTTGCGAAACGGAGCGCCGAAACACAGGTTACGGTCGGTGACGGTGAAGTGGCAGTAATCGGCGGCCTGGTGCGGGAAGAAACGACACACAACGTTGGCAAGATTCCGCTTTTGGGAGACATTCCGATTCTCGGCCATCTTTTCAAGAAGACCACGGTCCGGCGTGAGAAGAATGACCTGATGATATTCATTATCCCGCATGTATTGCCGGCCGAAGGATAG